One genomic region from Leptolyngbyaceae cyanobacterium JSC-12 encodes:
- a CDS encoding Protein of unknown function (DUF3122) (IMG reference gene:2510095856~PFAM: Protein of unknown function (DUF3122)) — MTKIISLYRLIRFILFSGILALVLNVGVLVHSVQATIRQLEEAPGQIVYQSRQTLKDQQGNSWQAIAFKRVRPDGTANIYLRLIGFPDVAEVDRTRPLKLINSLGKTWTIN; from the coding sequence ATGACGAAAATAATTTCACTGTATCGGTTGATTAGGTTTATTCTTTTTTCTGGGATTTTAGCATTGGTACTGAATGTCGGAGTTTTGGTTCATTCGGTTCAGGCTACTATTCGTCAATTGGAAGAAGCACCTGGACAGATAGTGTATCAGTCTCGCCAAACGCTGAAGGATCAGCAGGGTAACAGTTGGCAAGCGATCGCCTTCAAACGGGTGCGACCGGACGGTACAGCGAATATTTATTTGCGCCTGATTGGGTTTCCTGATGTTGCAGAAGTGGATCGTACTCGTCCACTCAAACTGATTAATTCGCTCGGAAAAACCTGGACCATCAACTAG
- a CDS encoding hypothetical protein (IMG reference gene:2510095841): protein MGILYDYSLIALVSFSVVIQLISILVLWRVQSDFR from the coding sequence ATGGGTATCTTATATGATTACTCTCTGATTGCTTTAGTGAGTTTTTCAGTAGTGATTCAACTTATTTCCATTCTAGTCCTATGGAGAGTTCAATCTGATTTCAGATAG
- a CDS encoding ABC-type sulfate/molybdate transport system, ATPase component (IMG reference gene:2510095847~PFAM: ABC transporter): protein MLGSSGSGKSMTLRCIAGIDTPTQGTIVLNDRVLYDSHKGINLPSRDRKVGFLFQHYALFPHLTVAQNVAYGLRGVSKNGTHRQVNEQLEQVHLLGFGDRYPHQLSGGQQQRVALARALATEPDVLLLDEPFSALDTHLRNELEKQLIKTLSRYQGLTLFVSHNVEEAYRVCQKLLVLDQGKVAAAGDKQAIFDRPGTLTVAQLTGCKNYSCIQPIDHHTVRAIDWNCTLQTTDPVSPFHTHIGIRAHQITFLDSLEQSNSPPNTFPTWVAWTSETPHRMTIYLKLGEPPINADDYHLQAEVFKEKWEVLKDRSFPWLVRLNPQKLLLLKP, encoded by the coding sequence TTGTTAGGCAGTTCCGGTTCCGGTAAAAGCATGACCTTGCGCTGTATTGCCGGAATTGACACTCCAACTCAGGGAACGATTGTATTGAACGATCGCGTTTTATATGACTCTCACAAAGGGATTAATTTGCCCAGTCGCGATCGCAAAGTTGGTTTTTTATTTCAACACTACGCCCTGTTTCCCCATCTGACCGTTGCTCAAAATGTTGCGTATGGGTTGCGTGGTGTCTCAAAAAATGGCACTCATCGCCAAGTCAACGAGCAACTAGAGCAGGTACATCTGTTGGGATTTGGCGATCGCTATCCCCATCAACTTTCTGGCGGACAACAGCAGAGAGTCGCCTTAGCCAGAGCACTTGCAACAGAACCCGATGTATTGTTACTGGACGAACCATTTTCAGCGCTGGATACTCATTTACGGAATGAACTCGAAAAGCAATTGATCAAAACCCTCTCCCGCTATCAGGGACTCACACTTTTTGTCAGCCACAACGTGGAAGAAGCCTATCGCGTTTGCCAGAAATTACTGGTACTGGATCAGGGTAAAGTTGCTGCCGCTGGGGATAAGCAGGCAATTTTTGATCGCCCCGGTACCCTTACTGTTGCCCAACTCACAGGCTGTAAAAATTATTCCTGCATTCAGCCGATTGATCACCATACCGTTCGTGCTATCGATTGGAACTGCACGCTTCAAACCACAGATCCCGTTTCCCCTTTCCACACTCACATCGGGATTCGCGCTCATCAAATCACCTTTTTGGATAGCCTCGAGCAGTCCAATTCTCCGCCTAATACATTCCCTACCTGGGTGGCTTGGACCAGCGAAACCCCGCACCGCATGACGATCTATCTGAAACTAGGAGAACCGCCGATCAATGCGGATGATTATCATCTCCAGGCAGAAGTTTTCAAAGAAAAATGGGAGGTTTTGAAAGATCGCTCATTTCCCTGGTTGGTTAGGTTGAATCCACAAAAATTACTGTTACTCAAGCCTTAA
- a CDS encoding molybdenum ABC transporter, periplasmic molybdate-binding protein (IMG reference gene:2510095845~PFAM: Bacterial extracellular solute-binding protein~TIGRFAM: molybdenum ABC transporter, periplasmic molybdate-binding protein), which translates to MIKRRRWFWVLGLVGLLAACGVSTVEQSSSPSATSMAEPITLTVSAAADLNDVFPEIGKLWEQETGHRVAFNLGSTGQLAQQIERGAPVDLFAAANKKFVEDLDKKGLVHSDTKQLYGVGRLTLWQREEGTHEIKDIQDLMKPDIRRVAIANPDHAPYGVAAREALQSAGIWETIQPKLILGENIKQTQQYAQTGNVDVAIAALSISVGKPGKWVLVPEKLHQPLEQMLAVPKSAPHPEPARQFAAFINGKKGRPLMRKYGFVLPGEEPVS; encoded by the coding sequence ATGATCAAAAGGCGAAGATGGTTTTGGGTGCTGGGGCTTGTGGGTTTATTGGCAGCATGTGGTGTGTCTACGGTGGAGCAGTCGTCCTCACCTTCTGCAACTTCTATGGCTGAGCCAATTACCTTAACGGTGTCTGCGGCGGCTGATTTGAATGACGTATTTCCAGAAATCGGCAAGTTGTGGGAGCAAGAAACTGGACATCGAGTGGCGTTTAACCTAGGTTCCACAGGACAACTGGCGCAGCAGATCGAACGGGGTGCGCCGGTGGATCTATTTGCGGCAGCCAATAAGAAATTTGTCGAGGATTTAGACAAAAAAGGGCTGGTGCATTCAGACACGAAGCAGCTATATGGTGTGGGACGGCTTACCCTGTGGCAGCGGGAAGAGGGCACTCACGAGATTAAGGACATCCAAGACTTAATGAAACCTGACATTAGGCGGGTGGCGATCGCTAATCCCGATCACGCCCCCTATGGTGTGGCGGCACGGGAAGCGTTGCAATCCGCAGGTATTTGGGAGACGATTCAACCCAAGTTGATTCTGGGGGAAAACATTAAGCAAACCCAGCAGTATGCCCAAACCGGCAATGTGGATGTGGCGATCGCGGCGCTCTCGATCAGCGTGGGAAAGCCTGGGAAATGGGTGCTGGTGCCTGAGAAACTCCACCAGCCCCTGGAGCAGATGCTGGCAGTTCCTAAAAGCGCTCCTCATCCAGAGCCAGCCAGACAGTTTGCTGCCTTTATTAATGGGAAGAAGGGAAGACCCCTAATGCGGAAGTATGGTTTTGTTCTGCCCGGAGAGGAGCCTGTGTCATGA
- a CDS encoding molybdate ABC transporter, permease protein (IMG reference gene:2510095846~PFAM: Binding-protein-dependent transport system inner membrane component~TIGRFAM: molybdate ABC transporter, permease protein): MIWQSSILSLQVTVLASVLILILGLSAGIFLARKQFPGQIVVSTLLNLPLVLPPSVVGYFLLLALGRGSPVKEWLGIDLLFTWQAAAIASTVVALPLMVESTRAAIANVNPELEAAARTLGSTEWEVLRRITIPVAYRGILAGFGLSVARGLGEFGATLMVAGSIPGRTQTLPLAIYDAVQMQRYGLANVMVLMMTTIAFALLWWVRHLEAQHPQNQTQRQRQPQPEKNRHETHRRYSKTASSLRSGSELFR, translated from the coding sequence ATGATCTGGCAATCCTCCATTTTGTCGCTCCAGGTGACTGTCCTGGCAAGTGTTCTAATTCTGATCCTGGGTCTCAGCGCAGGAATATTTTTAGCCCGAAAGCAATTTCCAGGACAGATTGTTGTTTCGACCTTACTCAACTTGCCGCTGGTATTACCCCCTAGTGTGGTGGGCTATTTCTTACTTCTGGCATTGGGACGGGGTAGCCCGGTCAAGGAATGGTTGGGCATCGATTTGCTATTTACCTGGCAAGCAGCAGCGATCGCCTCGACGGTGGTTGCTTTGCCTTTAATGGTGGAATCGACCCGAGCAGCGATCGCCAACGTCAACCCGGAGTTGGAAGCCGCCGCCCGCACGCTGGGTTCGACCGAGTGGGAAGTCCTGCGACGGATTACTATCCCCGTGGCGTATCGAGGGATTTTGGCTGGGTTCGGACTGAGTGTCGCTCGCGGATTAGGGGAATTTGGCGCGACGCTGATGGTGGCAGGCAGCATTCCCGGACGCACGCAAACCCTCCCGCTAGCCATTTACGATGCCGTGCAAATGCAGCGCTACGGACTGGCTAACGTTATGGTGCTGATGATGACGACAATCGCCTTCGCCCTGTTGTGGTGGGTCAGGCACCTGGAAGCCCAACATCCTCAAAATCAAACCCAAAGGCAGCGACAACCGCAACCCGAAAAGAATCGCCATGAAACTCATCGTCGATATTCAAAAACAGCTTCCTCATTACGATCTGGAAGTGAGCTTTTCCGTTGA
- a CDS encoding transposase (IMG reference gene:2510095842~PFAM: Transposase IS200 like) codes for MSEYIHKSHNVTVLLYHLVFPAKYRRAVFDEQVDEVLREVCLEIEKRYEIKFIEIGVDKDHVHFLVQSVPTYSVTKLVKMIKSLTAREVFRRCPQVKQKLWGGEFWSDGYFASTVGKHGDEGMIANYVKNQGNEYLKLHRDEQLTLF; via the coding sequence ATGAGCGAGTACATCCACAAAAGTCATAACGTTACGGTTTTGCTATACCACCTTGTGTTTCCAGCAAAGTATCGGCGGGCTGTGTTTGATGAACAGGTCGATGAAGTTTTGCGAGAAGTTTGCCTGGAGATTGAGAAACGCTACGAGATTAAATTTATAGAAATCGGTGTAGACAAAGACCATGTGCACTTTTTAGTCCAATCGGTGCCGACATACAGCGTGACCAAATTGGTCAAAATGATCAAGAGTTTGACCGCAAGGGAAGTGTTTCGGCGTTGTCCTCAGGTGAAGCAAAAGCTATGGGGTGGAGAGTTTTGGAGTGATGGCTATTTTGCAAGTACAGTTGGGAAACACGGGGATGAAGGGATGATTGCGAACTACGTCAAAAATCAGGGTAACGAATATCTCAAGCTACACCGAGATGAGCAGCTTACTCTTTTTTGA
- a CDS encoding hypothetical protein (IMG reference gene:2510095855): MSKPIQKPMQNCQAILKPVLKLVITISFILGLFSWQTTVALAVPNIPKPSELSHAVQEIENLDAMRSGLAASLEGRTEEPTMQTMQEVCRPVGIRAMQLSQENGWQVKQIAKKYRNPAHVKCIPYSFLMM; encoded by the coding sequence ATGTCAAAGCCGATTCAAAAACCGATGCAAAACTGCCAGGCTATCCTGAAACCTGTTCTCAAACTAGTTATCACGATCAGTTTCATTCTGGGGCTATTCAGTTGGCAAACCACAGTAGCGTTAGCAGTTCCGAATATTCCCAAGCCAAGTGAATTATCCCACGCGGTTCAGGAAATTGAAAATCTGGATGCCATGCGGTCTGGATTAGCTGCTTCTCTGGAAGGGCGTACAGAAGAACCCACCATGCAAACCATGCAGGAAGTTTGCCGCCCGGTAGGAATCCGTGCCATGCAACTGAGCCAGGAGAATGGCTGGCAGGTGAAGCAGATTGCAAAGAAATATCGTAACCCCGCCCATGTGAAATGTATTCCGTATTCATTCCTGATGATGTGA
- a CDS encoding molybdenum-pterin binding domain protein (IMG reference gene:2510095844~PFAM: TOBE domain~TIGRFAM: molybdenum-pterin binding domain) yields the protein MEVSARNALKGKVKALVVGAVNAEVTVEVAPGIEVVAIITKSSAEKLGLAEGKEVYAIVKASDVMIAMD from the coding sequence ATGGAAGTTAGCGCACGCAATGCTTTGAAGGGGAAAGTTAAAGCTCTAGTGGTTGGGGCTGTGAATGCAGAAGTCACGGTTGAAGTGGCTCCAGGGATCGAGGTTGTGGCGATTATTACCAAATCTTCGGCGGAAAAACTGGGACTGGCAGAGGGCAAAGAAGTTTATGCCATCGTGAAAGCGTCGGATGTCATGATCGCAATGGATTGA
- a CDS encoding Bacterial regulatory protein, arsR family (IMG reference gene:2510095852~PFAM: Bacterial regulatory protein, arsR family): MDWITNLKRLEEIADRFRMMSDPTRLHILTVLGEQELSVQDICDRTKLKHTTWQVTEVEKTIANQLGRRACKICSFVCP; this comes from the coding sequence ATGGATTGGATAACGAACCTAAAACGCCTGGAAGAGATAGCAGATCGATTTCGGATGATGTCTGACCCAACGCGTCTACACATTCTGACGGTATTAGGGGAACAAGAATTAAGCGTTCAAGACATTTGTGATCGCACCAAGCTTAAACACACAACTTGGCAAGTTACCGAAGTAGAAAAAACGATCGCCAATCAACTGGGGAGGAGAGCTTGTAAAATCTGTTCATTTGTATGTCCGTGA
- a CDS encoding putative transcriptional regulator (IMG reference gene:2510095857~PFAM: Bacterial regulatory protein, arsR family) has protein sequence MPTKSAKKPVAVQESVPKQANVKSVEECGISKLTPEALSLMADFFKVLSEVSRLQIVCSLKTGAKNVTEIIEETGLGQANVSKHLKMLTQAGVVAREQRGVCVYYRIANPFLFELCDLVCDVLTIQVEQHSQQLQQLSQLRQSR, from the coding sequence ATGCCTACAAAGTCAGCTAAGAAACCTGTTGCTGTTCAAGAAAGCGTACCAAAACAAGCCAACGTAAAATCAGTGGAGGAGTGTGGCATTTCCAAACTCACGCCCGAAGCATTGAGCCTGATGGCAGACTTCTTCAAAGTTTTATCGGAAGTGAGTCGGCTTCAGATTGTGTGTTCCCTGAAAACAGGCGCAAAGAACGTGACAGAAATCATTGAAGAAACGGGGTTAGGACAGGCAAATGTCTCCAAGCATCTAAAGATGCTGACTCAGGCTGGGGTGGTTGCTCGTGAGCAACGGGGGGTTTGTGTTTACTATCGCATTGCCAATCCATTTTTGTTTGAACTCTGTGATTTAGTTTGTGATGTGCTGACAATTCAGGTCGAACAGCACAGTCAGCAGCTTCAGCAATTGTCCCAGTTAAGACAGAGCCGTTGA
- a CDS encoding hypothetical protein (IMG reference gene:2510095853): protein MLPFVAVPSTIAQEFGKYRDLFCRGAGFEQVSRYVTGLLLSENKTLQGIAGQWVAGGEVGGRRAMHAAVFEAGWRSSELMSHHRAVIAKEHQGRGREVISLDWTLSHHDWGKQIFGVKRSYDYVEHRMSCFQTVVTATIANRHLIDGIDVVVQFPDFSVAEREYLKVTAKSHYDDLDQVRERLIEMLHYHKNRLEYRKRTEIAVEIVRQVEAEGQFPTADYAFDNGVLTVELTTMIESAGKHWVSEVESSRNILWNDQWQRVDAIGLELRIHHPESFRPIQVTCRNGETKPIWAFTKVVRLKKFGRKRLVIVHEQADLQDPPRFLLTDALHWESGRVMQTWSYRWSCEVFHEVSKQHTGLESAQVRNEEAVNRHFRLSCVAQSILQRTACSGAQSERFEFAQGKQTVGQKLYTLTRQAFDDLLQFIVTRCSHGHTNEQILQALLPS, encoded by the coding sequence ATGCTGCCCTTTGTCGCTGTGCCATCGACGATTGCTCAAGAGTTTGGGAAATATCGAGACCTGTTCTGCCGAGGCGCAGGCTTTGAGCAGGTGAGTCGCTATGTGACCGGATTGCTGTTGAGTGAGAACAAAACCTTGCAAGGGATTGCCGGACAATGGGTAGCAGGTGGGGAGGTCGGCGGACGAAGAGCGATGCACGCAGCGGTGTTTGAGGCGGGCTGGAGGAGTTCAGAGTTAATGTCCCATCATCGTGCTGTGATAGCCAAAGAGCATCAGGGGCGAGGGCGAGAAGTCATCAGTCTGGATTGGACGCTCAGCCATCACGATTGGGGCAAGCAGATCTTTGGGGTGAAGCGATCCTATGATTATGTGGAACATCGGATGAGTTGCTTTCAAACGGTGGTGACGGCGACGATTGCGAACCGCCACCTAATTGATGGGATTGACGTGGTGGTGCAGTTTCCAGATTTTTCAGTGGCAGAACGGGAGTATCTGAAGGTGACGGCAAAATCCCACTATGACGATTTAGACCAAGTGCGAGAACGACTGATTGAGATGTTGCATTATCACAAGAATCGATTGGAGTATCGCAAACGCACCGAGATTGCCGTCGAGATTGTGCGCCAAGTGGAAGCGGAAGGACAATTTCCCACCGCCGATTATGCGTTTGACAATGGGGTGTTGACTGTTGAGTTAACCACCATGATTGAGTCCGCAGGAAAACACTGGGTGAGTGAAGTTGAAAGTTCTCGCAACATCTTGTGGAATGACCAATGGCAACGGGTAGATGCGATTGGTTTAGAACTCAGAATCCATCACCCAGAGAGCTTTCGCCCGATTCAAGTCACTTGCCGCAACGGCGAAACGAAACCGATTTGGGCATTTACCAAAGTCGTGCGCCTCAAGAAGTTTGGACGCAAGCGATTGGTCATCGTCCACGAGCAAGCAGATTTACAAGACCCACCTCGCTTCCTGCTCACCGATGCGTTGCATTGGGAAAGTGGGCGAGTCATGCAGACTTGGAGTTATCGATGGTCCTGCGAGGTCTTTCATGAGGTGAGCAAACAGCACACCGGGCTAGAGTCGGCTCAGGTGCGGAACGAGGAAGCGGTCAACCGTCACTTCCGTCTTAGTTGCGTGGCGCAGTCGATTCTGCAACGGACTGCCTGTTCTGGCGCACAATCTGAACGATTTGAGTTTGCTCAAGGCAAGCAAACGGTGGGACAGAAGCTCTATACCCTCACTCGTCAAGCCTTTGATGATTTGCTGCAATTCATTGTGACGCGATGTTCTCACGGACATACAAATGAACAGATTTTACAAGCTCTCCTCCCCAGTTGA
- a CDS encoding nitrate/nitrite transporter (IMG reference gene:2510095843~PFAM: Major Facilitator Superfamily) gives MSKSRAALKFVVLLGFVSLCADATYEGARSITGAYLAILGASGTVVGLTAGLGELIGYSLRLVTGYLSDRTQQYWRITTVGYAINTAAVPLMALAGRWEILAGLMIAERMGKAIRTPPRDVLLSHAAIRVGKGFGFGLHEAMDQIGAVAGPLLVTLVLALQKGYPSGFAILVIPAVLGLIALLVGQWIYPNPREFEPTIQNLHGEGLPRRFWIYLIAVALIAAGFVDFPLIAFHLQQTGLDQPTQIPLLYALAMGVDAIAALIFGYWFDRIGIVTLILAIVLSLGFAPAIFWGGTGMAVLGMILWGIGMGAQESILKAVIAGMVPPERRGSAYGIFNLYGSIPRCSAA, from the coding sequence ATGTCTAAATCTCGTGCTGCCCTCAAATTCGTTGTGCTACTGGGATTTGTGAGTCTCTGTGCCGATGCTACCTATGAAGGGGCACGCAGCATCACTGGAGCCTATCTGGCAATCTTAGGAGCCAGCGGCACGGTTGTGGGGTTAACGGCAGGGTTAGGGGAACTGATTGGCTATAGCTTGCGGCTGGTCACAGGTTATCTTAGCGATCGCACCCAGCAGTATTGGCGCATTACAACCGTGGGCTATGCTATCAACACGGCTGCTGTTCCCCTCATGGCACTGGCAGGACGCTGGGAAATTCTCGCAGGGCTGATGATTGCCGAACGCATGGGCAAAGCGATTCGGACTCCCCCCAGAGATGTGTTACTGTCGCATGCTGCTATCCGGGTTGGTAAAGGCTTTGGCTTTGGACTCCATGAGGCAATGGATCAGATTGGAGCAGTGGCGGGACCGTTGCTCGTGACGCTAGTTCTAGCCTTACAAAAGGGCTATCCATCTGGGTTTGCCATTCTCGTGATTCCAGCCGTATTGGGACTGATAGCGTTGTTGGTCGGTCAATGGATTTATCCCAACCCGCGAGAGTTTGAACCCACCATCCAAAATCTGCATGGTGAGGGGTTGCCGCGCCGCTTTTGGATTTACCTGATTGCCGTTGCCCTGATTGCCGCAGGGTTTGTAGACTTTCCCCTGATTGCCTTTCATTTGCAACAGACTGGACTGGATCAGCCAACTCAGATTCCCCTGCTTTACGCACTGGCTATGGGTGTGGATGCGATCGCTGCTCTGATCTTTGGCTACTGGTTTGACCGAATTGGGATCGTCACGTTAATCCTGGCAATTGTGCTGTCTCTAGGGTTTGCCCCTGCGATTTTCTGGGGTGGTACTGGCATGGCAGTGTTGGGCATGATTTTGTGGGGGATCGGCATGGGTGCACAGGAATCCATTTTGAAAGCAGTCATTGCGGGCATGGTACCACCGGAGCGACGTGGTTCTGCCTATGGCATTTTTAATCTCTATGGGTCAATTCCCCGCTGCTCTGCAGCGTAA
- a CDS encoding periplasmic molybdate-binding protein (IMG reference gene:2510095848~PFAM: Helix-turn-helix), producing the protein MKQDHDLFNNLKQIRLRLGMSQQDLAAIAGVSRQTIGGVEAGQYAPSTTVALRLAKALGCQVEDLFWLEQETPELEAIPTQDCPTGTPLRLSLARVGGRWIANPLVGENAFRLEMIPADGEAVYDANSPTLAVKLLDDPEKLQHTVVLAGCTPALSLWARAAEIWHPNLRVHWTFDNSMSALERLCRGEVHVAGMHLYDSMTQEHNISFVQSALQAMDQETAAVLINLGSWEEGLLIHPDNACKLQTIHDLTQPNVMIVNREAGAGSRQLLERSLKQADIPFHAVNGFDQIVHGHLEVAHAIATGKATTGVSTASVAKAFGLGFIPLHRARYDLVILKPYLDETPVQQLLSTLGHRRVLSQLAALGGYDTSQTGEVVATIEPRPLNREQKNV; encoded by the coding sequence GTGAAGCAAGACCATGACCTTTTCAATAACCTGAAGCAAATTCGGCTGCGGCTAGGGATGAGTCAGCAGGATTTAGCGGCGATCGCCGGAGTGTCTCGCCAAACGATTGGTGGAGTAGAAGCCGGACAGTACGCGCCTTCCACTACCGTGGCACTTCGGTTGGCAAAAGCCCTGGGCTGTCAGGTCGAAGATCTCTTTTGGCTGGAACAAGAAACGCCAGAACTGGAAGCGATTCCCACCCAAGATTGTCCCACTGGCACTCCACTGCGCTTGAGTCTGGCACGAGTTGGTGGGCGCTGGATTGCGAATCCCTTAGTGGGAGAAAATGCCTTCCGACTGGAAATGATTCCAGCCGATGGTGAAGCCGTTTATGATGCCAACTCACCGACCCTGGCAGTTAAATTACTGGATGATCCAGAAAAACTTCAGCATACGGTCGTCTTAGCAGGCTGCACGCCAGCCCTTTCTCTCTGGGCACGAGCAGCTGAAATCTGGCATCCCAATTTGCGCGTCCACTGGACATTTGATAACAGCATGAGTGCTCTGGAGCGGCTCTGTCGGGGAGAAGTTCATGTTGCGGGAATGCACCTATATGACTCTATGACTCAGGAACATAACATTTCGTTTGTGCAGTCCGCTTTGCAAGCGATGGATCAAGAGACGGCAGCCGTGTTGATTAATTTAGGCAGTTGGGAAGAGGGATTGTTGATCCATCCTGATAATGCTTGCAAACTGCAGACCATTCATGATTTAACCCAGCCCAATGTCATGATCGTGAACCGAGAAGCAGGGGCTGGTAGCCGTCAACTACTGGAGCGATCGCTGAAACAAGCTGACATTCCCTTTCATGCAGTAAACGGGTTTGATCAGATTGTTCATGGGCATTTAGAAGTAGCTCATGCGATCGCTACTGGGAAAGCAACCACAGGGGTAAGTACGGCATCCGTTGCCAAAGCATTCGGGTTGGGGTTTATTCCTTTGCACCGTGCCCGCTATGATTTAGTCATCCTCAAGCCTTATTTGGATGAAACACCCGTGCAACAATTGCTCAGTACATTGGGGCATCGGCGTGTGTTGTCACAACTGGCTGCTTTAGGTGGATACGACACCAGCCAAACGGGTGAAGTAGTCGCAACCATTGAGCCGCGACCTTTGAATCGAGAACAAAAAAATGTCTGA
- a CDS encoding putative transcriptional regulator (IMG reference gene:2510095850): MPAKKRTQPDLDTLASVAEYFKVLSETSRLQILHHLRTSPMNVMELCEATGLGQANLSKHLKVLTQAGILSRQPKGTSAYYEIIDPAVFEFCDLACDRIHDRILKQTRTLKQLKKLQQ; this comes from the coding sequence ATGCCTGCCAAAAAACGAACTCAGCCTGATCTTGACACTCTAGCATCGGTTGCTGAGTATTTTAAGGTACTGTCTGAAACCAGTCGGCTACAAATTTTGCATCATCTTCGTACCAGTCCAATGAATGTGATGGAGCTATGTGAAGCCACAGGGTTAGGTCAGGCAAATCTATCAAAACATTTGAAGGTGCTAACGCAAGCCGGAATCTTATCTCGCCAACCCAAAGGCACCAGTGCTTACTATGAAATTATTGACCCCGCCGTATTTGAGTTTTGTGATCTGGCGTGCGATCGCATTCATGACCGAATTTTGAAACAAACAAGAACATTGAAGCAACTCAAGAAGCTACAACAATAG